The Candidatus Tumulicola sp. genome has a window encoding:
- a CDS encoding serpin family protein — MRLAAIALLTAALATIGDSSAVKASIPPFGANDAAAADNAFGFALLRAVTKGKQANAVLSPVSVGLDLAMVYNGARGQTATEMDAVLQLKGTSPRALNSANSSLEKTLRAPVKSVELDVANSLWSDRRRLALDPAFTKALAAAYAAEIRDVDFSAPATLGAINAWADKETRGKIKKILDSISHQDLLFLINAVYFKGEWSAKFDKKLTVDRDFKSAGGSVKKVPLMQQSGEYRYAETKLFQAIQLPYGDGALRMFVFLPDKSSSLAELVETLDAANWSRFTSEFSPRRGHIELPRFSVEYSALLNRPLMELGMRRAFSPQSADLGAMFVAGKSRANPFIGFVKHDTYLRVDEEGSEAAAMTTTGIRTTSIRIEPPPFTMVVDRPFFCAIADGRTGALLFVGAIYNP; from the coding sequence ATGCGACTGGCTGCGATCGCGCTGCTGACGGCGGCGCTGGCGACGATAGGAGACTCAAGCGCGGTGAAGGCGAGCATTCCGCCTTTCGGAGCGAACGACGCAGCGGCGGCAGACAACGCGTTCGGCTTTGCTTTGCTTCGCGCCGTCACGAAAGGCAAACAGGCCAATGCCGTCCTGTCGCCGGTGAGCGTGGGCTTGGACCTCGCCATGGTCTACAACGGCGCGCGCGGGCAGACTGCGACCGAGATGGACGCGGTGCTGCAGCTGAAAGGCACGTCGCCGCGGGCCCTGAACAGCGCGAACAGCTCGCTTGAGAAAACGCTGCGCGCCCCGGTCAAAAGCGTCGAACTCGACGTGGCGAACTCGCTGTGGTCGGATCGCCGGCGGTTGGCGCTCGATCCTGCGTTCACTAAAGCCCTGGCAGCGGCATACGCAGCCGAGATCCGCGATGTAGATTTTTCCGCGCCCGCGACGCTCGGCGCGATCAACGCCTGGGCCGATAAAGAGACGCGCGGCAAGATCAAGAAGATCCTCGACAGCATCTCGCACCAAGACCTGCTGTTCTTGATCAACGCCGTCTACTTCAAAGGCGAGTGGTCCGCGAAATTCGACAAGAAGCTCACCGTCGACCGCGATTTCAAGTCGGCCGGCGGAAGCGTGAAAAAAGTGCCGCTCATGCAGCAAAGCGGCGAATACCGCTACGCCGAGACAAAACTTTTCCAAGCCATCCAGCTGCCCTATGGCGACGGCGCTCTGCGCATGTTCGTCTTCCTCCCGGACAAATCGTCAAGCCTGGCCGAACTGGTCGAGACTCTCGACGCGGCGAATTGGTCGCGCTTTACCAGCGAGTTCAGTCCGCGAAGAGGCCACATCGAGCTGCCTCGTTTCAGCGTGGAATACAGCGCGCTGTTGAACCGCCCGCTGATGGAGCTGGGCATGCGGCGGGCGTTCAGTCCGCAAAGCGCCGATCTGGGCGCGATGTTCGTGGCCGGCAAGAGCCGAGCGAATCCGTTCATCGGGTTCGTCAAGCACGACACGTACTTGCGGGTCGACGAAGAAGGATCGGAAGCGGCGGCCATGACGACGACGGGCATTCGGACGACCTCCATCCGCATCGAACCCCCGCCGTTCACGATGGTCGTGGACAGACCGTTCTTCTGCGCCATCGCCGACGGACGCACCGGCGCGCTCCTGTTCGTAGGTGCGATCTACAACCCGTAA
- a CDS encoding RtcB family protein produces MHHGYGVPVGCVLLTEASSGAIAMGPVGYDIGCGMVSASSRVPAEDATPARKLAFNRAAMRRIELGPGGKSRTLRNLDEREFEHLVRGGAQYYIEHHGSRVDRSQAERDRLPVDDAWSIPWGGRGRPERGIRQLGSLGGGNHFIELQRSEQSGTLYVQIHTGSRGFGHGLATNYFDLAKNEKPDKIRHLDLGYFTPDSRHYREYLNAVAAGGNFAIINRFILYEQIALAFEEVFEAPLDLVYEISHNLVQRETQPEFGDVWVHRKGATRAFPAGHPSLEGTRWAKTGHPVLIPGSNIDHSYILRPLPGSVKSAYSVNHGAGRRMSRSQAHRQLDQREIDAQYRGRGIQVNTDGRVPIDESGTCYKSAQEVVSCVVEAGLAQIECTLVPLSSIKAME; encoded by the coding sequence GTGCATCACGGCTACGGCGTGCCGGTCGGGTGCGTGCTGCTCACGGAAGCGAGCAGCGGCGCGATAGCGATGGGTCCGGTCGGCTACGACATCGGTTGCGGCATGGTGTCGGCGTCATCGCGTGTGCCGGCGGAGGACGCGACGCCCGCGCGCAAGCTGGCTTTCAACCGCGCCGCCATGCGTCGCATCGAACTCGGGCCCGGCGGCAAGAGCAGGACGTTGCGGAATCTCGACGAGCGCGAATTCGAGCACCTCGTGCGCGGCGGCGCGCAATACTACATCGAGCACCACGGCTCGCGCGTCGATCGCAGCCAGGCCGAGCGCGATCGTCTGCCGGTGGACGACGCGTGGTCGATCCCGTGGGGCGGGCGCGGCAGACCGGAGCGCGGCATCCGCCAACTCGGCAGCCTGGGCGGCGGCAATCACTTCATCGAACTGCAGCGATCCGAGCAGTCCGGCACGTTGTACGTCCAGATCCACACCGGCTCGCGCGGCTTCGGACACGGCCTGGCCACCAATTATTTCGACCTTGCCAAGAACGAAAAGCCCGACAAGATCCGTCATCTGGACTTGGGGTACTTCACGCCCGATTCGAGGCACTACCGCGAATATCTCAATGCGGTGGCCGCCGGGGGAAACTTCGCGATCATCAATCGCTTCATTCTCTACGAGCAGATCGCGCTCGCGTTCGAGGAAGTGTTCGAGGCGCCGCTGGATCTCGTCTACGAGATCAGCCACAACCTGGTCCAACGCGAAACGCAACCCGAGTTCGGCGACGTTTGGGTCCACCGCAAGGGCGCGACGCGCGCCTTCCCGGCAGGGCATCCAAGTCTCGAGGGGACGCGCTGGGCCAAGACGGGCCACCCCGTGCTCATCCCGGGCAGCAACATCGACCACTCCTATATACTGCGACCGCTGCCGGGCTCGGTGAAGAGCGCCTATTCGGTGAATCACGGAGCGGGCCGGCGCATGTCGCGCAGCCAGGCACACCGCCAGCTCGACCAGCGTGAGATCGACGCGCAATACCGGGGCCGCGGCATCCAGGTCAATACCGATGGTCGAGTCCCGATCGACGAGTCCGGCACGTGCTACAAATCAGCGCAGGAAGTCGTTTCCTGTGTGGTGGAGGCGGGACTGGCGCAGATCGAGTGCACGCTCGTCCCCCTGTCATCGATCAAGGCGATGGAGTAA
- a CDS encoding pentapeptide repeat-containing protein, with product MDTATDERLNTLLTGAPLHFPGETGEAARIVQPEWIVEAVRLGVAVDIDNAVLTGPLDLEGRYVPAGFSLTNSHCPALVLTEARFLQVARFDGCTFDGEVKLKGVRADQDLSFAGVRFARALDLSDAAIEGSLVLKGATLPESLLGSGVRTGAAFDAAGARLQGRVELAGAHIGGDLILDGAACEREVLLAECAVGQNFSAKKSLFAGDFDARHAQVQGRADFVETTFKQPAHFCGMHVNEAVTASAAAFDSETDFSEAQLGQLALSNINFKAAFTMKDARIARQFTCVASTFAAKANLAGVTVGGDCTLEDAVFHGDASFHGLDVSGALACESATFEQGADFIETRLAKGADFTHATFKGETAFANVLVGGALDCKRASFNAVVNFSAARVEGAASFEWTTFQSGVQCTGMRAGSLTCANAVCDRGADFSAVEISGNADLTSATFKADASFSNAAVKGDLVANEAAFKRAAGFAHAKVGGSARFDKATFDGSATLRGAAVSGDLSCTGATFAAELNAGAVRVGGAADFGGANLRGPMAFGSAEIGGRLNCEGASVSGEAVFAGTRVRGALIMSGATFAKPVNFDGLIASDEWSCAKATFGGALRCHDARVSGPAQFSGASFKGPTAFHRSGFLKPATFDAASFEGPAEFNGAQFGASASFAGATFADRADLEGSSIKGDLLCAAAAFHGEARFTGGNVGGAVDFSDATFKQRAIFDGIVIGGALQCERANFEAEAHFVGSRINGPARFSEAVFEKTVDLRWARFKTLDIGERGAAAAPRAPARAKGANGAMAAPSAQQRKARERGATLDLRGAHYLIIQSEVQGAGEAATFPAERAERPPRATGLSARVQSGLADEAYFARREREGNAIHPARKVWTRAFWGDLLRLLGDRFLRYSAGYGVRPWRMLAWLAAPVVVAFLILAFVPGAAKLAATPQSKYECDQTAPLGDAAWLSVAYYASLDPGGLTAWRAGGCVLTGTQIPAWSFARIERGLGWIFIPLALLTFTGVLRYIGGDRRQD from the coding sequence ATGGACACAGCGACGGACGAAAGACTGAACACGCTTCTCACCGGAGCGCCGTTGCATTTTCCCGGCGAGACGGGCGAGGCGGCGCGCATCGTGCAGCCGGAATGGATCGTCGAAGCGGTGCGGCTCGGCGTGGCCGTGGACATCGACAATGCGGTTCTCACAGGGCCTCTCGATCTCGAGGGCCGCTACGTCCCCGCAGGCTTCTCCCTGACGAATTCGCATTGCCCGGCGCTCGTGCTCACCGAAGCGCGCTTCTTGCAGGTCGCGCGCTTCGACGGCTGCACGTTTGACGGCGAAGTCAAGCTCAAAGGCGTACGCGCGGATCAAGACCTGTCATTCGCCGGCGTGCGCTTCGCTCGGGCGTTGGATCTCTCCGACGCCGCCATCGAGGGCTCGCTCGTGCTGAAAGGCGCGACCCTGCCGGAATCACTGCTTGGGTCCGGCGTGCGAACCGGGGCCGCATTCGACGCTGCGGGCGCACGCCTGCAGGGTCGCGTGGAACTGGCAGGCGCGCACATCGGCGGGGATCTCATCCTGGACGGGGCCGCCTGCGAACGTGAAGTGCTCTTGGCCGAATGCGCCGTCGGGCAGAATTTCTCGGCCAAGAAATCCTTGTTCGCCGGCGATTTCGACGCGCGCCATGCGCAGGTGCAAGGCCGCGCAGACTTCGTCGAAACGACGTTCAAACAGCCTGCCCATTTCTGCGGCATGCACGTCAATGAAGCCGTCACGGCAAGCGCGGCGGCGTTCGACTCCGAGACCGATTTCAGCGAGGCGCAACTCGGACAGCTCGCCTTGTCCAACATCAACTTCAAGGCCGCCTTCACGATGAAGGATGCTCGCATCGCCCGGCAGTTCACGTGCGTCGCTTCGACCTTCGCCGCAAAAGCGAACCTCGCGGGCGTCACCGTCGGGGGTGATTGCACGCTTGAGGACGCGGTGTTCCACGGCGATGCGTCGTTCCACGGGCTCGACGTGAGCGGCGCGCTCGCGTGCGAGTCGGCGACCTTCGAGCAAGGCGCGGACTTCATCGAGACGCGTCTGGCGAAAGGCGCAGACTTCACGCACGCGACGTTCAAAGGCGAGACGGCATTTGCCAATGTGCTGGTGGGCGGCGCGCTGGATTGCAAGCGCGCTTCCTTCAACGCAGTGGTCAACTTCAGCGCGGCACGCGTCGAAGGCGCAGCGTCATTCGAGTGGACGACGTTTCAGTCCGGCGTGCAGTGCACCGGAATGCGCGCCGGATCGCTGACATGCGCGAACGCCGTCTGCGATCGGGGCGCCGATTTCAGCGCCGTGGAGATCAGCGGCAACGCCGATCTGACGAGCGCGACGTTCAAAGCCGACGCAAGTTTCAGCAACGCCGCCGTCAAGGGAGACCTCGTCGCAAACGAAGCCGCATTCAAACGCGCGGCGGGGTTCGCACACGCGAAAGTCGGAGGTTCGGCACGTTTCGACAAGGCCACGTTTGATGGCAGCGCCACGCTGCGCGGCGCCGCGGTGAGCGGGGATCTCAGCTGCACGGGCGCGACCTTCGCCGCGGAACTCAACGCCGGAGCCGTGCGCGTGGGCGGCGCAGCCGACTTCGGTGGAGCGAACCTGAGGGGCCCCATGGCATTCGGGTCGGCCGAAATCGGCGGTCGGCTCAATTGCGAAGGCGCGTCGGTCTCCGGCGAGGCGGTCTTTGCGGGAACGAGGGTGCGCGGCGCTCTCATCATGAGCGGCGCGACCTTCGCGAAACCTGTGAATTTCGACGGACTCATCGCGAGCGACGAGTGGTCGTGCGCGAAAGCGACGTTTGGCGGCGCGCTGCGCTGCCACGACGCGCGCGTCTCTGGTCCCGCGCAGTTCTCCGGCGCTTCGTTCAAGGGTCCGACAGCGTTTCACCGGTCGGGTTTCCTGAAGCCGGCGACGTTCGATGCAGCCTCGTTCGAAGGACCTGCGGAGTTCAACGGCGCGCAATTCGGAGCGAGCGCGAGTTTCGCCGGCGCCACCTTCGCCGATCGCGCCGATCTTGAAGGCTCCAGCATCAAAGGCGACCTTCTCTGCGCAGCGGCCGCGTTTCACGGCGAGGCGCGCTTCACCGGCGGCAACGTCGGCGGCGCGGTCGATTTTTCAGACGCGACGTTCAAGCAGCGCGCCATCTTCGACGGCATCGTCATCGGCGGAGCACTGCAGTGCGAACGCGCCAATTTCGAAGCCGAGGCGCATTTCGTCGGGAGCCGGATCAATGGACCGGCGCGCTTCTCGGAAGCAGTGTTCGAGAAAACCGTCGACCTGCGCTGGGCTCGCTTCAAGACGCTCGATATCGGCGAGCGCGGCGCCGCTGCCGCGCCGCGCGCCCCGGCGCGAGCCAAAGGCGCCAACGGCGCGATGGCTGCGCCATCCGCGCAGCAGCGCAAGGCGCGAGAACGCGGCGCTACCCTCGACCTGCGCGGCGCGCACTACCTCATCATCCAATCGGAAGTGCAGGGCGCCGGCGAGGCCGCGACTTTTCCGGCCGAGCGCGCCGAACGGCCGCCGCGCGCGACCGGATTGTCGGCGCGCGTGCAGTCCGGCTTGGCAGACGAAGCGTACTTCGCGCGCCGCGAGCGCGAAGGCAATGCCATCCATCCCGCGCGCAAGGTCTGGACGCGAGCTTTTTGGGGCGATCTCCTGCGCCTGCTTGGCGACCGCTTCTTGCGTTACAGCGCCGGCTACGGCGTGAGACCATGGCGCATGCTCGCTTGGCTCGCCGCACCCGTCGTGGTCGCCTTCCTGATCTTGGCGTTCGTGCCCGGCGCGGCGAAACTCGCCGCGACGCCGCAATCGAAATACGAGTGCGATCAGACGGCGCCGCTTGGGGACGCAGCCTGGCTGAGCGTCGCGTATTACGCCTCGCTCGATCCAGGCGGCCTCACCGCATGGCGCGCCGGCGGCTGCGTGCTCACCGGAACGCAGATACCGGCTTGGTCGTTCGCGCGCATCGAGCGCGGCCTCGGGTGGATTTTCATCCCGTTGGCCCTGCTCACGTTCACCGGCGTGCTGCGCTACATAGGCGGCGACCGCCGGCAGGACTAA
- the ribH gene encoding 6,7-dimethyl-8-ribityllumazine synthase, giving the protein MRFAIVRSRFNEPITQALLDGALRAFDEAEIGRDGIDVTEVPGAFELPVAALWLAKTGKYQAVVCLGCVIRGETPHFEYVAGEAARGIGEAAMQTGVPVIFGVLTTDTAAQAWARAGRDGHARAEHVGEPAETNKGHEAAQSAIAMARLRATL; this is encoded by the coding sequence ATGCGCTTCGCCATCGTCCGCAGCCGTTTCAACGAGCCGATCACGCAAGCGCTCCTCGACGGCGCCCTACGCGCTTTCGACGAGGCGGAGATCGGGCGCGACGGCATCGACGTCACTGAAGTACCGGGCGCGTTCGAGCTGCCCGTCGCCGCGTTGTGGCTGGCCAAGACGGGGAAGTACCAAGCCGTGGTGTGCCTCGGCTGCGTGATCCGCGGCGAGACGCCGCATTTCGAGTACGTGGCCGGCGAAGCGGCGCGCGGCATCGGCGAAGCCGCGATGCAAACCGGTGTGCCGGTCATCTTCGGGGTGCTGACGACCGACACAGCCGCGCAAGCGTGGGCGCGCGCAGGCCGCGATGGGCACGCGCGGGCCGAGCACGTCGGCGAGCCGGCGGAGACGAACAAGGGGCATGAAGCGGCGCAGAGCGCCATCGCGATGGCGCGGCTCCGCGCAACGTTGTAG
- a CDS encoding bifunctional 3,4-dihydroxy-2-butanone-4-phosphate synthase/GTP cyclohydrolase II — MPLATIEEAIADIRAGKIIVVMDDEDRENEGDLTMAAQMVTPEAVNFMTKHGRGLICVPIIGRRLDELHIPMMVSENTSPLETAFTVSIEAKGRTTTGISAHDRAATINALLDPSAKPSDFLCPGHTFPLRARDGGVLVRAGQTEAAVDLARLAGLYPAGIICEILDADGSMMRRPHLESFSAEHGLTLITVTDLIKYRMRHEKLVKRVATFKMPTRFAEFTGYGYESLVDDACHVALVLGEIGDGKDVLVRVHSGCLTGDALGSKRCDCAAQRDAALQIIAAYGRGVFLYLHQEGRGIGLANKLRAYELQDSGADTVDANLKLGLPVDKREYGTGSQILHDLGVREMKIITNNPRKIAGLEGYGLKMTGRVPLIIDGDEYNADYLRTKKEKLGHLFEPAP; from the coding sequence ATGCCGCTCGCCACGATTGAAGAAGCGATCGCCGACATCCGCGCCGGCAAGATCATCGTCGTCATGGACGACGAAGATCGGGAGAATGAAGGCGATCTGACCATGGCCGCGCAGATGGTCACGCCCGAGGCCGTCAACTTCATGACCAAGCACGGGCGCGGGCTGATCTGCGTGCCGATCATCGGGCGGCGGCTCGACGAGCTGCACATCCCCATGATGGTGAGTGAGAACACCTCGCCGCTGGAGACCGCGTTCACGGTCTCTATCGAAGCGAAGGGACGGACCACGACCGGGATCTCAGCGCACGATCGCGCAGCGACCATCAACGCGCTGCTCGACCCGAGCGCAAAACCGAGCGACTTCTTGTGCCCAGGCCATACCTTCCCGCTGCGCGCGCGCGACGGCGGCGTGCTCGTGCGCGCTGGTCAAACCGAAGCGGCGGTCGATCTTGCGCGGCTGGCCGGACTTTATCCCGCCGGCATCATCTGTGAGATCCTGGATGCCGACGGCAGCATGATGCGCCGCCCGCATCTCGAATCGTTCTCGGCCGAGCACGGGCTCACGCTCATCACCGTCACCGATCTGATCAAGTACCGGATGCGCCACGAGAAGTTGGTGAAGCGCGTGGCGACGTTCAAAATGCCGACGCGCTTCGCCGAGTTCACCGGCTACGGCTACGAATCGCTCGTGGACGATGCGTGCCACGTGGCCCTCGTGCTGGGCGAGATCGGCGACGGCAAAGATGTGCTCGTGCGCGTCCACTCCGGCTGTCTGACCGGAGACGCGCTCGGCAGCAAGCGCTGCGACTGTGCCGCCCAGCGCGACGCGGCGCTGCAGATCATCGCGGCATACGGCCGCGGCGTTTTTCTGTACCTGCATCAGGAAGGCCGGGGGATCGGCCTTGCCAACAAGCTGCGCGCATACGAACTCCAGGACAGCGGCGCCGACACGGTGGATGCGAATCTCAAGCTCGGCCTCCCGGTGGACAAGCGCGAGTACGGCACAGGTTCGCAGATCCTCCACGACCTGGGCGTGCGCGAGATGAAGATCATCACGAACAACCCGCGCAAGATCGCCGGCCTCGAGGGTTACGGCCTGAAAATGACCGGACGTGTGCCCTTGATCATAGACGGCGACGAATACAATGCAGATTACCTGAGGACGAAGAAAGAAAAGCTCGGCCACCTGTTTGAACCGGCCCCTTAA
- a CDS encoding riboflavin synthase produces the protein MFTGLITRTGLVCRIRPIEGGSRLVIECTGLSRPALLGASIAINGVCLTVVEGDEKTLAFDVIPETLSRSNLGALRPGDMVNIEPSLRLGDPLDGHIVYGHVDSTTPILRKASEPPGFRLWCSRPVALAPMIVEKGYVALDGTSLTVAGVAEDGASFAVALIPETLKRTTLGAKGEGEILNLEVDPIARYVQALLSAQTHARPASASAN, from the coding sequence ATCTTCACTGGACTCATAACCCGCACGGGACTGGTCTGCCGAATTCGCCCGATCGAAGGGGGCTCGCGTCTGGTCATCGAGTGCACCGGTCTCTCCAGACCCGCGCTGCTTGGCGCAAGCATCGCGATCAACGGCGTGTGCCTCACCGTCGTGGAGGGAGACGAGAAGACTCTGGCGTTCGACGTCATTCCCGAGACGCTGTCGCGCAGCAATCTGGGAGCGCTGCGGCCCGGCGATATGGTCAATATCGAGCCGAGCCTGCGCCTCGGCGATCCGCTGGACGGCCACATCGTGTACGGTCACGTGGACAGCACCACGCCCATCCTGCGCAAAGCCTCGGAACCACCGGGGTTTCGCCTGTGGTGCTCGCGGCCCGTAGCGCTCGCGCCGATGATCGTAGAGAAGGGATACGTGGCCCTCGACGGCACGAGCCTGACCGTCGCAGGCGTCGCGGAAGACGGCGCATCGTTCGCCGTTGCGCTCATCCCTGAGACGCTGAAGCGCACGACGCTCGGCGCTAAAGGCGAAGGGGAGATCTTGAACTTGGAAGTCGATCCGATCGCGCGCTACGTGCAAGCTCTTTTATCGGCACAGACGCACGCGCGCCCCGCGTCCGCGTCCGCGAATTAA
- the ribD gene encoding bifunctional diaminohydroxyphosphoribosylaminopyrimidine deaminase/5-amino-6-(5-phosphoribosylamino)uracil reductase RibD, translating to MASSRFMREALRLAARAKGNTSPNPLVGAVVVRDDEIIGRGFHARAGTPHAEVVALNEAGARARGATLYVTLEPCLHHGATPPCVEAIAAAGITRVVAAMEDPDKRMRGAGFAALGARQIACEIGDGNPEAARLNQAYAHQRATGLPFVTLKMAQSLDGFAARRSGERTQLTGAAAARFVRALRYENDAVMIGVDTAIVDDPALTVRPHKARAVPYRRVVVDSHGRLPLRSKLVRDRKHAATIVATTAAMPSSVRQALTNAGAVVLECRAAQGRVDLMHLLAQLAEQGMISVLCEGGPTLAGALLRARCVGKIHWLIAPLFIGSHQIGDANGAKGVVAGALDTRLRVEAVRKLGEDVLLTATPEDAPQSSLDS from the coding sequence ATGGCTAGCTCGCGTTTCATGCGCGAAGCGCTGCGCCTCGCCGCGCGTGCGAAAGGCAACACGAGTCCGAACCCGCTCGTCGGCGCGGTCGTCGTGCGCGACGATGAGATTATCGGACGGGGCTTTCATGCTCGCGCCGGTACGCCGCACGCCGAGGTGGTCGCGCTGAACGAGGCCGGCGCGCGCGCGCGCGGCGCGACGCTCTACGTGACGCTGGAACCATGCCTGCACCATGGCGCGACGCCGCCATGCGTGGAGGCCATCGCCGCTGCGGGCATCACGCGCGTCGTCGCCGCGATGGAGGATCCCGACAAGCGGATGCGCGGTGCCGGCTTCGCGGCACTGGGCGCGCGGCAGATCGCGTGCGAGATCGGCGACGGAAACCCGGAAGCGGCCCGGCTCAATCAGGCGTACGCGCATCAGCGCGCGACGGGTCTTCCGTTCGTCACGCTGAAGATGGCGCAAAGCCTTGACGGATTCGCAGCGCGCCGGAGCGGCGAACGCACGCAACTGACGGGTGCGGCCGCCGCCAGATTCGTGCGCGCGCTGCGTTACGAAAACGACGCGGTCATGATCGGAGTCGACACTGCGATCGTGGACGATCCCGCGCTCACCGTGCGCCCGCACAAGGCGCGCGCGGTGCCGTACCGGCGCGTCGTGGTCGATTCGCACGGCAGGCTTCCATTGAGATCAAAACTCGTGCGCGATCGTAAACATGCCGCCACCATCGTGGCGACGACCGCAGCCATGCCGTCATCGGTCCGCCAAGCGCTCACCAACGCGGGTGCCGTCGTGCTCGAATGCCGTGCCGCGCAGGGCCGCGTCGATCTCATGCACCTGCTCGCACAGCTGGCTGAGCAAGGGATGATCAGCGTGCTCTGCGAAGGTGGTCCGACGCTCGCCGGTGCGTTACTGCGCGCACGCTGCGTCGGCAAAATCCACTGGCTCATCGCCCCTCTGTTCATCGGCTCGCACCAGATCGGCGACGCGAACGGCGCCAAGGGCGTCGTCGCGGGAGCGCTCGATACGCGCTTGCGCGTCGAAGCCGTCCGCAAACTTGGAGAGGACGTGCTGCTGACCGCGACTCCGGAGGACGCCCCACAATCTTCACTGGACTCATAA
- a CDS encoding phosphoribosyltransferase family protein yields the protein MLDFFAPARCAACGAFGGDLCAACFARIEDAALVRRAGDDRAPPIDALGRYDSALRHIVLALKYRHRPRLGVQLGTMLGAKLEQPFDVVVPVPLHAQRRRERGYNQAGVIASGIASVHPRSPLVPEALKRSRATLPQSTLALPERSANVERAFVPGPSANDLAGARVLLVDDVATTGATLQACAAVLRRCGAASVRAACVAIRV from the coding sequence TTGCTCGACTTTTTCGCCCCGGCTCGTTGCGCGGCGTGTGGAGCGTTCGGCGGTGATCTCTGCGCGGCGTGCTTCGCGCGCATCGAAGACGCCGCGCTCGTGCGCCGTGCGGGAGACGATCGGGCTCCGCCGATCGACGCGCTCGGGCGCTATGACTCGGCGCTGCGACACATCGTGCTCGCCTTGAAGTATCGCCATCGCCCCCGGCTCGGAGTGCAGCTCGGCACGATGCTCGGCGCGAAACTCGAGCAGCCTTTCGACGTCGTCGTGCCCGTGCCGCTTCACGCGCAGCGACGGCGCGAGCGCGGCTACAACCAGGCCGGCGTCATCGCGTCAGGAATCGCGTCGGTGCATCCTCGCTCGCCGCTCGTGCCGGAGGCGCTCAAGCGCTCGCGCGCCACGCTGCCGCAGAGCACGCTGGCATTGCCCGAACGCTCGGCCAATGTCGAGCGCGCATTCGTGCCGGGTCCGTCGGCGAACGATTTGGCGGGCGCGCGCGTTTTGTTGGTAGACGACGTCGCGACCACTGGCGCCACGTTGCAGGCCTGCGCCGCGGTCCTGCGGCGTTGTGGAGCGGCTTCGGTGCGCGCGGCGTGCGTCGCGATCCGGGTGTGA
- a CDS encoding ABC transporter substrate-binding protein, translated as MSRITRRDFVAAGLAAGGLSLFPELVPSAARARDALKIGVILPASGVYTQLGDEITKGMRLYFDQMRNKAGGRDIQVIAENESSDPSVAVTKATKLIQSDKVDLLAGIVATPAAYAIRDLVHSTQTVLVVANAGGNALTRARKSPYIFRTSFTAWQFGFPLGKWVADHLTKSVYIIAADYAYGHESVNGFKESYTAAGGKIIDELYPPLGSPDFSSYIAKISAARPEVLFGFLAGSDGTIFLNQFKQYGLAGRVKLAVIGDMVEENTLAQVGDAALGARSTLHWALLMNNQANKDFVKGFTIKYGTDPSVYAMRGFDTARVIVDAVNALEGDTSDKKKFVAALESVKFDSPRGRFEFDPVTHNVIQDVYLREAVLTATGVHNRVVADLGRIRDPG; from the coding sequence ATGAGCCGTATCACGCGACGCGATTTTGTGGCCGCGGGCTTGGCCGCCGGCGGCCTCTCGCTCTTTCCCGAGCTAGTGCCGAGCGCGGCCCGGGCGCGCGACGCGCTCAAGATCGGCGTGATCCTCCCGGCGTCAGGCGTCTATACGCAGCTCGGCGACGAGATCACAAAGGGCATGCGCCTGTATTTCGATCAGATGCGCAACAAGGCGGGCGGCCGCGACATCCAAGTCATCGCCGAGAACGAGTCAAGCGATCCCAGCGTCGCTGTCACGAAGGCCACCAAACTCATCCAATCGGACAAAGTGGATCTGCTCGCCGGCATCGTCGCCACGCCAGCCGCATACGCCATCCGCGATCTGGTGCACAGCACCCAAACGGTGCTCGTCGTCGCCAACGCCGGCGGTAACGCGTTGACGCGCGCCCGTAAGAGCCCGTATATCTTCCGCACGAGTTTCACCGCTTGGCAGTTCGGCTTCCCATTGGGCAAATGGGTCGCCGATCACCTCACCAAGAGCGTCTACATCATCGCCGCAGACTACGCGTACGGGCACGAAAGCGTCAACGGGTTCAAAGAGAGCTACACTGCGGCGGGCGGCAAGATCATCGACGAACTGTATCCGCCGCTCGGCAGCCCCGACTTCAGCTCGTACATCGCCAAGATCTCGGCCGCGCGGCCGGAAGTGCTCTTCGGCTTCCTCGCCGGCAGCGACGGCACCATCTTCCTCAATCAGTTCAAGCAATATGGCCTGGCCGGCAGAGTGAAGCTGGCGGTGATCGGCGATATGGTGGAGGAGAACACGCTGGCTCAGGTCGGCGATGCCGCACTCGGCGCGCGCAGCACGCTGCATTGGGCGCTCTTGATGAACAACCAGGCGAACAAAGATTTCGTCAAAGGCTTCACGATCAAGTACGGGACCGATCCCAGCGTATACGCGATGCGCGGCTTCGACACGGCGCGCGTCATCGTGGACGCGGTGAACGCGCTTGAGGGCGACACGTCGGACAAGAAGAAATTCGTGGCGGCTCTCGAGAGCGTCAAGTTCGACAGTCCGCGCGGTCGCTTCGAGTTCGATCCGGTCACGCACAACGTCATTCAGGATGTTTATCTGCGCGAGGCGGTGCTGACGGCGACCGGCGTGCACAATAGGGTCGTCGCGGACCTCGGGCGCATCCGGGATCCCGGTTAG